One genomic window of Bicyclus anynana chromosome 10, ilBicAnyn1.1, whole genome shotgun sequence includes the following:
- the LOC112047909 gene encoding tRNA (guanine(10)-N2)-methyltransferase homolog — MWRRYLMWFAQEHVDFRYAEMQSILSLFEIPIKYIEKPCQNKPYWVVELPSEDCVKKIASRSILIKTCIELWATAKTETGLHENLRSSMNNLSGKWLGTDISDNSESHISPSELIERCCEGGKSFKIEVETFCKHFTMKEKVDKIEKFSYLPLKGQVKLNKPDVTLSYIEFYGVDPNNVPEHPHHLFFGRWVADGQRDLIKVHSLKRRQFIGNTSMDAQLAVIMANQAQVAPGHAVLDPFVGSGSLLVAAAHFGGYVWGSDIDFMMLHSRSRPTRVGQKVRTKEESIRGNMEQYGTKDKYLDVVVSDFSLPLWRDDLKFDAIITDPPYGVREPIEKIGIERQNYTLSEQHRSNHIPAKVEYSLPRVYSDLLAFAARHLEMGRRIVCWYPLVRDEYDAEQLPSHPCLRLVSNSEQLLSRLTARRLLTYQKISERAPAACETEHATLHNFREKYFNAGEVSRKERKERKAKELIANAYWIEQSKCKNSRDINLKE; from the exons ATGTGGCGCCGGTATTTAATGTGGTTTGCGCAGGAACATGTCGATTTCAGATATGCA gaaATGCAAAGCATATTGTCACTGTTCGAAATTCCCATAAAATACATCGAGAAACCCTGTCAAAACAAACCTTATTGGGTGGTCGAACTGCCGTCAGAAGATTGCGTAAAAAAGATCGCGTCACGGTCAATTTTAATCAAAACCTGTATAGAATTATGGGCTACAGCAAAAACAGAAACTGGATTGCACGAAAACCTAAGGAGTTCCATGAACAACCTTTCAGGAAAATGGTTAGGTACAGATATATCGGATAATAGCGAGTCACATATTTCTCCAAGTGAACTTATAGAGCGGTGTTGCGAGGGCGGTAAATCGTTTAAAATCGAAGTTGAGACTTTCTGTAAACATTTCACTATGAAGGAGAAGGTGGATAAAATTGAG AAATTCAGTTACCTACCTCTAAAAGGCCAAGTGAAATTAAACAAGCCAGATGTAACTCTTTCATACATAGAGTTTTATGGTGTAGACCCCAACAATGTGCCTGAACACCCACATCATTTGTTTTTTGGCAGATGG GTAGCGGACGGGCAGCGCGACCTCATCAAAGTGCACTCGCTGAAGAGGCGCCAGTTCATCGGCAACACGAGCATGGACGCGCAGCTGGCCGTCATCATGGCGAACCAGGCGCAGGTGGCGCCGGGCCACGCGGTGCTCGACCCCTTCGTGGGGTCCGGCTCGCTGCTAGTGGCTGCTGCACATTTTGGAG GATATGTGTGGGGTTCGGACATCGACTTCATGATGCTGCACTCTCGCTCGCGGCCCACGCGCGTCGGACAAAAG GTTCGTACCAAGGAGGAAAGTATAAGAGGCAACATGGAGCAGTACGGCACTAAAGACAAGTACTTGGACGTGGTGGTGAGCGACTTCTCTCTGCCGCTGTGGAGGGACGACTTGAAGTTCGACGCTATCATCACTGACC CACCATACGGAGTGCGGGAGCCGATAGAGAAGATCGGCATAGAGAGGCAGAACTACACGCTGTCGGAGCAGCACCGGAGCAACCACATCCCGGCCAAGGTGGAGTACAGTCTGCCGCGCGTGTACAGCGACCTGCTGGCCTTCGCCGCGCGACACCTGGAGATGGGCCGCCGGATAGTGTGCTGGTACCCTTTGGTCAG AGACGAGTACGACGCGGAGCAGCTGCCTTCGCACCCGTGCCTGCGGCTGGTGAGCAACTCGGAGCAGCTGCTGTCGCGGCTGACGGCGCGCCGCCTGCTCACCTACCAGAAGATCAGCGAGCGCGCACCCGCGGCGTGCGAGACGGAGCACGCGACGCTACACAACTTCAG AGAGAAATACTTTAACGCCGGAGAAGTGAGCAGAAAGGAGAGGAAAGAGAGAAAGGCGAAGGAGTTGATCGCCAACGCGTATTGGATCGAGCAGAGCAAATGTAAAAATAGTAGAGATATTAATCTTAaggaataa
- the LOC112047914 gene encoding uncharacterized protein LOC112047914 isoform X5 has protein sequence MGPPCMSWREDEEHPKEFDDLLDHEDLDEGESSSVELDSDDEESMEIEELDTSGEEEEEWEENNEEDEVWEENNEKNQKLEPETPGLTPSTPPECRQSVPQMRRGGASDWRRWRGTEWCRRFLSPGCPRHVCVP, from the exons atgggaccaccctg TATGTCTTGGAGGGAAGATGAAGAGCATCCAAAGGAGTTTGATGATCTGCTTGATCATGAGGATCTTGATGAAGGAGAGAGCTCGAGTGTAGAGTTGGACAGTGATGATGAAGAGTCCATGGAGATTGAGGAGCTGGATACTAGTGGAGAAGAAGAAGAGGAGTGGGAAGAGAATAATGAGGAAGATGAGGTGTGGGAAGAGAATAATGAGAAAAATCAG AAGCTGGAACCAGAGACTCCAGGATTAACTCCTAGCACACCACCAGAGTGCCGCCAGAGTGTACCTCAAATG AGACGCGGTGGTGCTAGTGATTGGCGAAGATGGCGTGGAACAGAATGGTGCCGGCGATTTCTTAGCCCCGGATGCCCACGTCATGTATGTGTCCCCTGA
- the LOC112047914 gene encoding piggyBac transposable element-derived protein 4 isoform X3: MMKSPWRLRSWILVEKKKRSGKRIMRKMRCGKRIMRKIRDAVVLVIGEDGVEQNGAGDFLAPDAHVMYVSPEERDRNLRNERYERRMSGRRGVRGARGQRGRGRGHPSQGRRGNLRWEVGHPLNEIWTTDADVPSELVSLARDVMRRRKESIQDAERNAERQIAVSESESDEEYLDALAGEDGLPRLESQNLHFEWSTMETFQGKEENFRQERTGSVLSHSSAYDAFRSFWGDDILDQIVTETNRYATKIVSTAFQSDWSPTNRHEILCLFSFWMMLGIIRMPTITSCFSGDPLMRTEVFKRIFTRRRYETLIKALNFTVSDPSIDDSNPSNTGVASLDRLHHLRPIITHLNSKFQSNYILDKDICIDQSLTLWKGKLNIKQYIRSNAAKFGIKTFELCESTTGYLWSFIVYTGKQSGMDVEQLPGVLKSSAIVKKLIGPLLNKGYRLFMDNWCNSPLLTRYLKLNGTDCVGTLRSSRADVPVVINKAPLKKGEYIARHSGDVSILSWQDKKRVTMISTCHDSSTALPTVSSRPKSRPIPFKPQMVLDYNKFMGGIDLKDQMLEPYLLERKRGIKWYMKLFKRLLNISILNARILLQSSTQKQQHHLAFRLQLVDSILTKHLAFCPKGRVLLTARTIPGRYTESTHWPALHERTPSSAARNRNHIKRCVVCYSEGRTTQRSAYRCESCDVPLCIINCFKVYHTRLT; encoded by the exons ATGATGAAGAGTCCATGGAGATTGAGGAGCTGGATACTAGTGGAGAAGAAGAAGAGGAGTGGGAAGAGAATAATGAGGAAGATGAGGTGTGGGAAGAGAATAATGAGAAAAATCAG AGACGCGGTGGTGCTAGTGATTGGCGAAGATGGCGTGGAACAGAATGGTGCCGGCGATTTCTTAGCCCCGGATGCCCACGTCATGTATGTGTCCCCTGAGGAGCGTGATAGGAATTTAAGAAATGAGAGGTATGAAAGAAGAATGAGTGGGCGAAGGGGCGTTAGGGGCGCGCGAGGACAGCGCGGACGTGGGCGTGGGCATCCGAGCCAGGGCCGGAGGGGGAACCTTAGGTGGGAGGTGGGACACCCACTTAATGAAATTTGGACGACAGATGCAGACGTCCCCTCGGAATTGGTAAGTTTGGCGAGGGATGTAATGAGGAGACGTAAGGAGAGTATACAAGATGCTGAACGTAACGCTGAACGACAGATTGCTGTTAGCGAGAGCGAGAGCGATGAGGAATATCTTGATGCCCTTGCTGGAGAGGATGGTCTCCCAAGGCTGGAAAGCCAGAATCTCCACTTTGAATGGTCTACCATGGAGACCTTTCAAGGTAAGGAGGAAAATTTTAGACAAGAGCGTACTGGTTCTGTGCTTAGCCACAGTTCGGCTTATGATGCGTTTCGTTCTTTTTGGGGCGACGACATCTTAGACCAAATTGTAACTGAAACGAACCGATACGCTACTAAAATTGTATCCACCGCTTTTCAGTCTGATTGGTCGCCAACAAATAGGCATGAAATTTTGTGCCTCTTTTCGTTCTGGATGATGCTGGGGATCATCAGAATGCCAACGATCACAAGTTGCTTTTCTGGTGATCCCCTTATGAGAACAGAAGTTTTCAAACGCATCTTCACACGAAGGAGGTACGAAACACTAATAAAGGCCTTAAATTTTACTGTTTCCGACCCCTCTATTGACGATTCAAATCCCTCCAACACTGGTGTTGCAAGCTTGGATCGATTACACCATTTGAGACCAATAATTAcgcatttaaattcaaaatttcagtcgaattatattttagataaaGACATTTGCATAGATCAGAGTCTGACACTTTGGaaaggaaaattaaatatcaaacagtATATTCGGTCCAATGCTGCAAAGTTTGGTATCAAGACCTTTGAGCTTTGCGAGAGTACCACCGGATATCTGTGGTCGTTCATTGTTTACACCGGTAAACAATCCGGAATGGATGTGGAGCAGTTACCTGGGGTACTCAAAAGTTCAGCTATAGTGAAAAAGCTCATTGGTCCCCTACTAAACAAAGGTTATAGATTGTTTATGGACAATTGGTGTAATTCACCCCTATTAACGAGATATCTTAAGCTCAATGGTACCGACTGTGTTGGTACCTTGAGGTCTTCACGTGCAGATGTTCCCGTCGTAATAAATAAGGCTCCACTTAAAAAGGGAGAATATATTGCGAGACATTCCGGTGATGTCTCAATATTATCTTGGCAAGACAAAAAACGAGTAACCATGATATCTACTTGTCATGATTCATCCACTGCCTTGCCTACAGTCTCTTCTAGACCTAAATCTCGGCCAATACCATTTAAACCTCAAATGGTATTAGATTACAACAAATTCATGGGAGGGATAGATTTGAAAGACCAAATGCTCGAGCcttatttattagaaagaaaACGTGGTATTAAGTGGTACATGAAACTATTTAAACGATTACTTAATATTTCTATTCTTAACGCACGTATTCTCCTCCAGTCATCCACACAGAAACAGCAACACCACTTAGCTTTCCGCCTTCAGCTTGTAGACTCCATCCTCACAAAACACTTGGCATTTTGTCCAAAAGGGCGTGTTTTACTTACTGCCCGGACCATCCCTGGAAGGTACACAGAATCTACTCACTGGCCGGCTCTACATGAACGGACGCCGAGCAGTGCTGCGCGCAATCGCAACCATATCAAGCGTTGTGTTGTCTGCTATAGCGAAGGCCGGACAACACAGCGCAGTGCATATCGTTGCGAATCTTGTGACGTGCCACTGTGTATAATAAACTGCTTCAAAGTTTATCATACACGACTCACATAG
- the LOC112047914 gene encoding piggyBac transposable element-derived protein 4 isoform X4: protein MYVSPEERDRNLRNERYERRMSGRRGVRGARGQRGRGRGHPSQGRRGNLRWEVGHPLNEIWTTDADVPSELVSLARDVMRRRKESIQDAERNAERQIAVSESESDEEYLDALAGEDGLPRLESQNLHFEWSTMETFQGKEENFRQERTGSVLSHSSAYDAFRSFWGDDILDQIVTETNRYATKIVSTAFQSDWSPTNRHEILCLFSFWMMLGIIRMPTITSCFSGDPLMRTEVFKRIFTRRRYETLIKALNFTVSDPSIDDSNPSNTGVASLDRLHHLRPIITHLNSKFQSNYILDKDICIDQSLTLWKGKLNIKQYIRSNAAKFGIKTFELCESTTGYLWSFIVYTGKQSGMDVEQLPGVLKSSAIVKKLIGPLLNKGYRLFMDNWCNSPLLTRYLKLNGTDCVGTLRSSRADVPVVINKAPLKKGEYIARHSGDVSILSWQDKKRVTMISTCHDSSTALPTVSSRPKSRPIPFKPQMVLDYNKFMGGIDLKDQMLEPYLLERKRGIKWYMKLFKRLLNISILNARILLQSSTQKQQHHLAFRLQLVDSILTKHLAFCPKGRVLLTARTIPGRYTESTHWPALHERTPSSAARNRNHIKRCVVCYSEGRTTQRSAYRCESCDVPLCIINCFKVYHTRLT, encoded by the coding sequence ATGTATGTGTCCCCTGAGGAGCGTGATAGGAATTTAAGAAATGAGAGGTATGAAAGAAGAATGAGTGGGCGAAGGGGCGTTAGGGGCGCGCGAGGACAGCGCGGACGTGGGCGTGGGCATCCGAGCCAGGGCCGGAGGGGGAACCTTAGGTGGGAGGTGGGACACCCACTTAATGAAATTTGGACGACAGATGCAGACGTCCCCTCGGAATTGGTAAGTTTGGCGAGGGATGTAATGAGGAGACGTAAGGAGAGTATACAAGATGCTGAACGTAACGCTGAACGACAGATTGCTGTTAGCGAGAGCGAGAGCGATGAGGAATATCTTGATGCCCTTGCTGGAGAGGATGGTCTCCCAAGGCTGGAAAGCCAGAATCTCCACTTTGAATGGTCTACCATGGAGACCTTTCAAGGTAAGGAGGAAAATTTTAGACAAGAGCGTACTGGTTCTGTGCTTAGCCACAGTTCGGCTTATGATGCGTTTCGTTCTTTTTGGGGCGACGACATCTTAGACCAAATTGTAACTGAAACGAACCGATACGCTACTAAAATTGTATCCACCGCTTTTCAGTCTGATTGGTCGCCAACAAATAGGCATGAAATTTTGTGCCTCTTTTCGTTCTGGATGATGCTGGGGATCATCAGAATGCCAACGATCACAAGTTGCTTTTCTGGTGATCCCCTTATGAGAACAGAAGTTTTCAAACGCATCTTCACACGAAGGAGGTACGAAACACTAATAAAGGCCTTAAATTTTACTGTTTCCGACCCCTCTATTGACGATTCAAATCCCTCCAACACTGGTGTTGCAAGCTTGGATCGATTACACCATTTGAGACCAATAATTAcgcatttaaattcaaaatttcagtcgaattatattttagataaaGACATTTGCATAGATCAGAGTCTGACACTTTGGaaaggaaaattaaatatcaaacagtATATTCGGTCCAATGCTGCAAAGTTTGGTATCAAGACCTTTGAGCTTTGCGAGAGTACCACCGGATATCTGTGGTCGTTCATTGTTTACACCGGTAAACAATCCGGAATGGATGTGGAGCAGTTACCTGGGGTACTCAAAAGTTCAGCTATAGTGAAAAAGCTCATTGGTCCCCTACTAAACAAAGGTTATAGATTGTTTATGGACAATTGGTGTAATTCACCCCTATTAACGAGATATCTTAAGCTCAATGGTACCGACTGTGTTGGTACCTTGAGGTCTTCACGTGCAGATGTTCCCGTCGTAATAAATAAGGCTCCACTTAAAAAGGGAGAATATATTGCGAGACATTCCGGTGATGTCTCAATATTATCTTGGCAAGACAAAAAACGAGTAACCATGATATCTACTTGTCATGATTCATCCACTGCCTTGCCTACAGTCTCTTCTAGACCTAAATCTCGGCCAATACCATTTAAACCTCAAATGGTATTAGATTACAACAAATTCATGGGAGGGATAGATTTGAAAGACCAAATGCTCGAGCcttatttattagaaagaaaACGTGGTATTAAGTGGTACATGAAACTATTTAAACGATTACTTAATATTTCTATTCTTAACGCACGTATTCTCCTCCAGTCATCCACACAGAAACAGCAACACCACTTAGCTTTCCGCCTTCAGCTTGTAGACTCCATCCTCACAAAACACTTGGCATTTTGTCCAAAAGGGCGTGTTTTACTTACTGCCCGGACCATCCCTGGAAGGTACACAGAATCTACTCACTGGCCGGCTCTACATGAACGGACGCCGAGCAGTGCTGCGCGCAATCGCAACCATATCAAGCGTTGTGTTGTCTGCTATAGCGAAGGCCGGACAACACAGCGCAGTGCATATCGTTGCGAATCTTGTGACGTGCCACTGTGTATAATAAACTGCTTCAAAGTTTATCATACACGACTCACATAG
- the LOC112047914 gene encoding piggyBac transposable element-derived protein 4 isoform X1, translated as MGPPCMSWREDEEHPKEFDDLLDHEDLDEGESSSVELDSDDEESMEIEELDTSGEEEEEWEENNEEDEVWEENNEKNQKLEPETPGLTPSTPPECRQSVPQMDEEMPHHSRDRSRSPVRLNFLPEEDAVVLVIGEDGVEQNGAGDFLAPDAHVMYVSPEERDRNLRNERYERRMSGRRGVRGARGQRGRGRGHPSQGRRGNLRWEVGHPLNEIWTTDADVPSELVSLARDVMRRRKESIQDAERNAERQIAVSESESDEEYLDALAGEDGLPRLESQNLHFEWSTMETFQGKEENFRQERTGSVLSHSSAYDAFRSFWGDDILDQIVTETNRYATKIVSTAFQSDWSPTNRHEILCLFSFWMMLGIIRMPTITSCFSGDPLMRTEVFKRIFTRRRYETLIKALNFTVSDPSIDDSNPSNTGVASLDRLHHLRPIITHLNSKFQSNYILDKDICIDQSLTLWKGKLNIKQYIRSNAAKFGIKTFELCESTTGYLWSFIVYTGKQSGMDVEQLPGVLKSSAIVKKLIGPLLNKGYRLFMDNWCNSPLLTRYLKLNGTDCVGTLRSSRADVPVVINKAPLKKGEYIARHSGDVSILSWQDKKRVTMISTCHDSSTALPTVSSRPKSRPIPFKPQMVLDYNKFMGGIDLKDQMLEPYLLERKRGIKWYMKLFKRLLNISILNARILLQSSTQKQQHHLAFRLQLVDSILTKHLAFCPKGRVLLTARTIPGRYTESTHWPALHERTPSSAARNRNHIKRCVVCYSEGRTTQRSAYRCESCDVPLCIINCFKVYHTRLT; from the exons atgggaccaccctg TATGTCTTGGAGGGAAGATGAAGAGCATCCAAAGGAGTTTGATGATCTGCTTGATCATGAGGATCTTGATGAAGGAGAGAGCTCGAGTGTAGAGTTGGACAGTGATGATGAAGAGTCCATGGAGATTGAGGAGCTGGATACTAGTGGAGAAGAAGAAGAGGAGTGGGAAGAGAATAATGAGGAAGATGAGGTGTGGGAAGAGAATAATGAGAAAAATCAG AAGCTGGAACCAGAGACTCCAGGATTAACTCCTAGCACACCACCAGAGTGCCGCCAGAGTGTACCTCAAATG GATGAAGAAATGCCGCATCATTCCCGAGACAGGTCTCGGTCGCCAGTCAGGCTCAATTTTTTACCAGAAGA AGACGCGGTGGTGCTAGTGATTGGCGAAGATGGCGTGGAACAGAATGGTGCCGGCGATTTCTTAGCCCCGGATGCCCACGTCATGTATGTGTCCCCTGAGGAGCGTGATAGGAATTTAAGAAATGAGAGGTATGAAAGAAGAATGAGTGGGCGAAGGGGCGTTAGGGGCGCGCGAGGACAGCGCGGACGTGGGCGTGGGCATCCGAGCCAGGGCCGGAGGGGGAACCTTAGGTGGGAGGTGGGACACCCACTTAATGAAATTTGGACGACAGATGCAGACGTCCCCTCGGAATTGGTAAGTTTGGCGAGGGATGTAATGAGGAGACGTAAGGAGAGTATACAAGATGCTGAACGTAACGCTGAACGACAGATTGCTGTTAGCGAGAGCGAGAGCGATGAGGAATATCTTGATGCCCTTGCTGGAGAGGATGGTCTCCCAAGGCTGGAAAGCCAGAATCTCCACTTTGAATGGTCTACCATGGAGACCTTTCAAGGTAAGGAGGAAAATTTTAGACAAGAGCGTACTGGTTCTGTGCTTAGCCACAGTTCGGCTTATGATGCGTTTCGTTCTTTTTGGGGCGACGACATCTTAGACCAAATTGTAACTGAAACGAACCGATACGCTACTAAAATTGTATCCACCGCTTTTCAGTCTGATTGGTCGCCAACAAATAGGCATGAAATTTTGTGCCTCTTTTCGTTCTGGATGATGCTGGGGATCATCAGAATGCCAACGATCACAAGTTGCTTTTCTGGTGATCCCCTTATGAGAACAGAAGTTTTCAAACGCATCTTCACACGAAGGAGGTACGAAACACTAATAAAGGCCTTAAATTTTACTGTTTCCGACCCCTCTATTGACGATTCAAATCCCTCCAACACTGGTGTTGCAAGCTTGGATCGATTACACCATTTGAGACCAATAATTAcgcatttaaattcaaaatttcagtcgaattatattttagataaaGACATTTGCATAGATCAGAGTCTGACACTTTGGaaaggaaaattaaatatcaaacagtATATTCGGTCCAATGCTGCAAAGTTTGGTATCAAGACCTTTGAGCTTTGCGAGAGTACCACCGGATATCTGTGGTCGTTCATTGTTTACACCGGTAAACAATCCGGAATGGATGTGGAGCAGTTACCTGGGGTACTCAAAAGTTCAGCTATAGTGAAAAAGCTCATTGGTCCCCTACTAAACAAAGGTTATAGATTGTTTATGGACAATTGGTGTAATTCACCCCTATTAACGAGATATCTTAAGCTCAATGGTACCGACTGTGTTGGTACCTTGAGGTCTTCACGTGCAGATGTTCCCGTCGTAATAAATAAGGCTCCACTTAAAAAGGGAGAATATATTGCGAGACATTCCGGTGATGTCTCAATATTATCTTGGCAAGACAAAAAACGAGTAACCATGATATCTACTTGTCATGATTCATCCACTGCCTTGCCTACAGTCTCTTCTAGACCTAAATCTCGGCCAATACCATTTAAACCTCAAATGGTATTAGATTACAACAAATTCATGGGAGGGATAGATTTGAAAGACCAAATGCTCGAGCcttatttattagaaagaaaACGTGGTATTAAGTGGTACATGAAACTATTTAAACGATTACTTAATATTTCTATTCTTAACGCACGTATTCTCCTCCAGTCATCCACACAGAAACAGCAACACCACTTAGCTTTCCGCCTTCAGCTTGTAGACTCCATCCTCACAAAACACTTGGCATTTTGTCCAAAAGGGCGTGTTTTACTTACTGCCCGGACCATCCCTGGAAGGTACACAGAATCTACTCACTGGCCGGCTCTACATGAACGGACGCCGAGCAGTGCTGCGCGCAATCGCAACCATATCAAGCGTTGTGTTGTCTGCTATAGCGAAGGCCGGACAACACAGCGCAGTGCATATCGTTGCGAATCTTGTGACGTGCCACTGTGTATAATAAACTGCTTCAAAGTTTATCATACACGACTCACATAG
- the LOC112047914 gene encoding piggyBac transposable element-derived protein 4 isoform X2, with the protein MSWREDEEHPKEFDDLLDHEDLDEGESSSVELDSDDEESMEIEELDTSGEEEEEWEENNEEDEVWEENNEKNQKLEPETPGLTPSTPPECRQSVPQMDEEMPHHSRDRSRSPVRLNFLPEEDAVVLVIGEDGVEQNGAGDFLAPDAHVMYVSPEERDRNLRNERYERRMSGRRGVRGARGQRGRGRGHPSQGRRGNLRWEVGHPLNEIWTTDADVPSELVSLARDVMRRRKESIQDAERNAERQIAVSESESDEEYLDALAGEDGLPRLESQNLHFEWSTMETFQGKEENFRQERTGSVLSHSSAYDAFRSFWGDDILDQIVTETNRYATKIVSTAFQSDWSPTNRHEILCLFSFWMMLGIIRMPTITSCFSGDPLMRTEVFKRIFTRRRYETLIKALNFTVSDPSIDDSNPSNTGVASLDRLHHLRPIITHLNSKFQSNYILDKDICIDQSLTLWKGKLNIKQYIRSNAAKFGIKTFELCESTTGYLWSFIVYTGKQSGMDVEQLPGVLKSSAIVKKLIGPLLNKGYRLFMDNWCNSPLLTRYLKLNGTDCVGTLRSSRADVPVVINKAPLKKGEYIARHSGDVSILSWQDKKRVTMISTCHDSSTALPTVSSRPKSRPIPFKPQMVLDYNKFMGGIDLKDQMLEPYLLERKRGIKWYMKLFKRLLNISILNARILLQSSTQKQQHHLAFRLQLVDSILTKHLAFCPKGRVLLTARTIPGRYTESTHWPALHERTPSSAARNRNHIKRCVVCYSEGRTTQRSAYRCESCDVPLCIINCFKVYHTRLT; encoded by the exons ATGTCTTGGAGGGAAGATGAAGAGCATCCAAAGGAGTTTGATGATCTGCTTGATCATGAGGATCTTGATGAAGGAGAGAGCTCGAGTGTAGAGTTGGACAGTGATGATGAAGAGTCCATGGAGATTGAGGAGCTGGATACTAGTGGAGAAGAAGAAGAGGAGTGGGAAGAGAATAATGAGGAAGATGAGGTGTGGGAAGAGAATAATGAGAAAAATCAG AAGCTGGAACCAGAGACTCCAGGATTAACTCCTAGCACACCACCAGAGTGCCGCCAGAGTGTACCTCAAATG GATGAAGAAATGCCGCATCATTCCCGAGACAGGTCTCGGTCGCCAGTCAGGCTCAATTTTTTACCAGAAGA AGACGCGGTGGTGCTAGTGATTGGCGAAGATGGCGTGGAACAGAATGGTGCCGGCGATTTCTTAGCCCCGGATGCCCACGTCATGTATGTGTCCCCTGAGGAGCGTGATAGGAATTTAAGAAATGAGAGGTATGAAAGAAGAATGAGTGGGCGAAGGGGCGTTAGGGGCGCGCGAGGACAGCGCGGACGTGGGCGTGGGCATCCGAGCCAGGGCCGGAGGGGGAACCTTAGGTGGGAGGTGGGACACCCACTTAATGAAATTTGGACGACAGATGCAGACGTCCCCTCGGAATTGGTAAGTTTGGCGAGGGATGTAATGAGGAGACGTAAGGAGAGTATACAAGATGCTGAACGTAACGCTGAACGACAGATTGCTGTTAGCGAGAGCGAGAGCGATGAGGAATATCTTGATGCCCTTGCTGGAGAGGATGGTCTCCCAAGGCTGGAAAGCCAGAATCTCCACTTTGAATGGTCTACCATGGAGACCTTTCAAGGTAAGGAGGAAAATTTTAGACAAGAGCGTACTGGTTCTGTGCTTAGCCACAGTTCGGCTTATGATGCGTTTCGTTCTTTTTGGGGCGACGACATCTTAGACCAAATTGTAACTGAAACGAACCGATACGCTACTAAAATTGTATCCACCGCTTTTCAGTCTGATTGGTCGCCAACAAATAGGCATGAAATTTTGTGCCTCTTTTCGTTCTGGATGATGCTGGGGATCATCAGAATGCCAACGATCACAAGTTGCTTTTCTGGTGATCCCCTTATGAGAACAGAAGTTTTCAAACGCATCTTCACACGAAGGAGGTACGAAACACTAATAAAGGCCTTAAATTTTACTGTTTCCGACCCCTCTATTGACGATTCAAATCCCTCCAACACTGGTGTTGCAAGCTTGGATCGATTACACCATTTGAGACCAATAATTAcgcatttaaattcaaaatttcagtcgaattatattttagataaaGACATTTGCATAGATCAGAGTCTGACACTTTGGaaaggaaaattaaatatcaaacagtATATTCGGTCCAATGCTGCAAAGTTTGGTATCAAGACCTTTGAGCTTTGCGAGAGTACCACCGGATATCTGTGGTCGTTCATTGTTTACACCGGTAAACAATCCGGAATGGATGTGGAGCAGTTACCTGGGGTACTCAAAAGTTCAGCTATAGTGAAAAAGCTCATTGGTCCCCTACTAAACAAAGGTTATAGATTGTTTATGGACAATTGGTGTAATTCACCCCTATTAACGAGATATCTTAAGCTCAATGGTACCGACTGTGTTGGTACCTTGAGGTCTTCACGTGCAGATGTTCCCGTCGTAATAAATAAGGCTCCACTTAAAAAGGGAGAATATATTGCGAGACATTCCGGTGATGTCTCAATATTATCTTGGCAAGACAAAAAACGAGTAACCATGATATCTACTTGTCATGATTCATCCACTGCCTTGCCTACAGTCTCTTCTAGACCTAAATCTCGGCCAATACCATTTAAACCTCAAATGGTATTAGATTACAACAAATTCATGGGAGGGATAGATTTGAAAGACCAAATGCTCGAGCcttatttattagaaagaaaACGTGGTATTAAGTGGTACATGAAACTATTTAAACGATTACTTAATATTTCTATTCTTAACGCACGTATTCTCCTCCAGTCATCCACACAGAAACAGCAACACCACTTAGCTTTCCGCCTTCAGCTTGTAGACTCCATCCTCACAAAACACTTGGCATTTTGTCCAAAAGGGCGTGTTTTACTTACTGCCCGGACCATCCCTGGAAGGTACACAGAATCTACTCACTGGCCGGCTCTACATGAACGGACGCCGAGCAGTGCTGCGCGCAATCGCAACCATATCAAGCGTTGTGTTGTCTGCTATAGCGAAGGCCGGACAACACAGCGCAGTGCATATCGTTGCGAATCTTGTGACGTGCCACTGTGTATAATAAACTGCTTCAAAGTTTATCATACACGACTCACATAG